From one Cardiobacteriaceae bacterium TAE3-ERU3 genomic stretch:
- a CDS encoding MacB family efflux pump subunit — MALIEVRGLYRHFGQEDQQTTILHGIDLDIEAGEMVAIVGASGSGKSTLMNILGCLDRPSAGEYTLDGHNTANLSIDERARLRREHIGFIFQRYHLISDLSARENVALPSIYAGVPSEEGLRRADQLLTRLGLADRTTHKPAQLSGGQQQRVSIARALMNGGKIIFADEPTGALDSHSGQEVMAILRELHAAGHTIILVTHDPAIAASADRIIELKDGRIINDSRSKPVEPVPAPPSPLKPSRLSFARYTSAFHMALRAIIGHKLRAFLTMLGIIIGIASVVSVVALGQGAQQQVLADISDLGSNTIEIYPGELGDRRSARIHTLTADDANILAQQSFVDSATPNVSSNANLRYANLDLNASIEGVGMQYFQVQNRQLIQGRLFNAKDIDSNAAVVILDQSSAKRIFADDDPLGKVILLGRMAAKVIGVVSNDKRQFSGNNISVWAPYTSVMSRLLGQNHVSSISVRIADDVKSGVAEDAITRILTRRHGSKDFSLFNADSLRQAITNATQVLSLLIASIALISLVVGGIGVMNIMLVSVTERTQEIGIRMAVGARPSDIQRQFLIEAIMLCLFGGLLGIGLAFGLGQLVALSGSSFQLIYSTAAIITAFSCATEIGLLFGYLPARNAARLDPVQALSRE, encoded by the coding sequence ATGGCGCTGATTGAGGTTCGCGGTCTATACCGCCACTTTGGTCAGGAAGATCAACAGACCACCATTTTGCACGGCATCGACCTCGATATTGAAGCAGGCGAAATGGTTGCAATTGTTGGTGCCTCGGGGTCGGGTAAGTCGACGCTGATGAATATCCTCGGCTGCCTCGACCGCCCGTCTGCCGGTGAATACACCCTCGACGGCCACAATACTGCCAATCTGAGTATCGACGAGCGCGCCCGCCTGCGCCGTGAGCATATTGGCTTCATTTTTCAGCGCTATCATTTGATCAGCGACCTCAGCGCCCGTGAAAATGTCGCCCTGCCATCGATTTACGCCGGTGTGCCAAGTGAAGAAGGGCTGCGTCGAGCCGATCAACTGCTTACCCGTCTCGGCCTCGCCGACCGCACCACACACAAACCGGCGCAACTTTCCGGCGGCCAGCAGCAGCGCGTCTCTATCGCGCGTGCTTTAATGAACGGCGGCAAAATCATCTTTGCTGACGAACCCACCGGCGCACTCGATAGCCACAGCGGCCAAGAAGTGATGGCAATTTTGCGCGAACTGCACGCAGCCGGGCATACCATCATCCTCGTCACTCACGACCCCGCAATCGCCGCCAGCGCCGACCGCATCATCGAGCTCAAAGACGGCCGCATCATCAATGACAGCCGCAGTAAACCTGTCGAACCCGTACCCGCGCCGCCTAGCCCTCTCAAGCCATCTCGGCTCAGCTTCGCCCGCTATACTTCAGCATTCCACATGGCTTTACGTGCCATCATCGGGCATAAACTGCGCGCTTTCCTCACCATGCTTGGCATCATTATCGGCATCGCATCCGTGGTCAGCGTCGTTGCCCTTGGCCAAGGTGCACAGCAGCAAGTCCTCGCCGATATTAGCGACCTCGGCAGTAACACCATCGAAATTTACCCCGGCGAACTCGGCGACCGCCGCTCAGCACGTATCCACACCCTAACCGCCGACGACGCCAACATCCTCGCGCAACAAAGCTTTGTCGACAGCGCCACACCCAACGTCTCCAGCAACGCTAACCTGCGCTACGCCAACCTCGACTTAAACGCCAGCATCGAAGGCGTTGGTATGCAGTATTTTCAGGTACAAAACCGTCAGCTCATCCAAGGCCGCCTATTCAATGCCAAAGATATTGACAGCAACGCCGCCGTCGTCATCCTCGACCAAAGCAGTGCCAAGCGCATATTTGCCGACGACGACCCTCTTGGCAAAGTGATCCTGCTCGGGCGTATGGCGGCGAAAGTCATCGGCGTAGTCAGCAACGACAAGCGCCAGTTTAGCGGCAACAACATCAGCGTCTGGGCACCATATACCTCGGTGATGAGCCGCCTACTCGGGCAAAACCACGTCAGCAGCATCAGCGTACGCATTGCTGACGATGTCAAAAGCGGCGTCGCTGAAGACGCCATCACCCGCATCCTCACCCGCCGCCACGGCAGCAAAGATTTCTCGTTATTCAACGCCGACAGCCTACGCCAAGCAATCACCAACGCCACCCAAGTCTTGTCCCTCCTGATTGCCTCAATCGCTCTCATCTCATTGGTCGTCGGCGGCATCGGCGTGATGAACATCATGCTGGTATCCGTCACCGAGCGCACTCAAGAAATCGGCATCCGCATGGCAGTCGGCGCACGCCCAAGCGACATTCAGCGCCAATTTCTAATTGAGGCGATCATGCTATGCCTGTTCGGCGGGCTACTCGGTATCGGGCTTGCCTTTGGGCTTGGTCAGCTCGTTGCACTCAGCGGCAGCAGCTTCCAACTCATTTACTCAACCGCTGCCATCATCACCGCATTCAGCTGTGCCACTGAAATTGGTCTGTTGTTTGGCTACCTGCCCGCGCGTAACGCCGCCCGCCTCGACCCTGTACAAGCCCTATCACGAGAATAA
- a CDS encoding transferrin-binding protein-like solute binding protein → MKYTHITLILTSTIALAACGGGSNGSDHTNPQQNNHHDAHNTDSQAHTNSDNSSSNNSSNNSNSSKHIYGDGLNDGRKDVYGGYISGKYRGGYIRVEDKDKPNPNTRREVLSAVTEDNIDTLIIDGKAFHLVNNGEEMIIGNELTHARYGYLRDKAEKVNYIFYHGAITTDMPVSGTANYQGQAIHFSPTHKGYKTNASFHVDFGKRTVSGVISGQDDPLVDIHAKIHGHTFTGEQDGIATDGMFFGSNGAELAGTYASSKQEGTGGIFGATKQ, encoded by the coding sequence ATGAAATATACCCATATCACGCTCATACTAACCAGCACCATTGCCTTAGCAGCTTGCGGTGGCGGCAGTAACGGAAGTGACCACACCAACCCACAGCAAAACAACCATCATGACGCCCACAATACGGATAGTCAGGCTCATACCAATAGTGATAATTCTAGTAGTAATAATTCCAGCAATAATAGCAACAGCTCTAAACATATTTATGGCGATGGTCTAAATGACGGTAGAAAAGATGTATATGGTGGCTATATAAGCGGTAAATATCGAGGGGGCTACATTAGGGTAGAAGACAAGGATAAGCCGAATCCAAATACTAGGCGAGAAGTCCTAAGCGCTGTGACCGAAGATAATATTGATACCCTGATCATCGATGGCAAAGCCTTTCATTTAGTCAACAATGGCGAAGAAATGATCATTGGCAACGAGCTTACTCATGCTCGCTACGGCTATCTGCGAGATAAAGCAGAAAAAGTCAATTATATCTTTTATCACGGCGCAATAACCACAGATATGCCTGTTTCTGGTACGGCAAACTACCAAGGCCAGGCCATCCATTTTTCGCCAACCCATAAAGGCTATAAAACAAATGCTTCTTTCCATGTTGATTTTGGCAAGAGGACTGTATCCGGTGTCATCTCGGGACAGGACGATCCCTTAGTAGACATTCACGCTAAGATCCATGGTCACACTTTTACCGGTGAGCAAGATGGCATCGCCACAGATGGCATGTTCTTCGGGTCAAATGGTGCAGAATTAGCAGGCACATATGCATCTTCAAAACAGGAAGGGACTGGCGGCATATTTGGTGCTACAAAACAGTAA
- a CDS encoding efflux RND transporter periplasmic adaptor subunit, which yields MNTFRRAIFRKKWLFILLIIVIAASWKYYQYRAEQNAPPPYLTAAVTRGDIESSVLASGSLEAAKQVDVGAQVSGEISTLSVAIGDVVKAGDLIAEIDASSQINSRNTAQAQLQSQEAGLQSAQAALNEAQQAYDRQRALLRRGAVAKEAVEKANAALQSAKASVEQAKAAVETSRIELNNAGLNLGHTSVTAPIDGTVIAVLVGQGQTVNAVQDVPTLVKIAQTDTMVVKPEIAEADISKVRAGMPAYFSLIGNPARRFDSTLKSIDPAPLSVSNNSKSSDGAVYYYGKMDAANPDNLLRIGMTANVTIITAQAHDVLLVPLTAITPNEQGQDSVQVLVNGEPQSRQVTIGIEDGVNAQVLDGLTEGEEVIISQGSGTTPDQYGGF from the coding sequence ATGAACACATTCCGACGAGCCATTTTCAGAAAAAAGTGGCTGTTTATTTTGCTTATTATCGTTATTGCGGCCAGCTGGAAGTATTATCAGTATCGAGCCGAACAAAATGCCCCACCCCCATATCTCACTGCAGCAGTAACCCGTGGTGATATAGAATCATCGGTACTGGCGAGTGGTTCACTGGAAGCAGCAAAGCAGGTTGACGTCGGTGCGCAGGTATCGGGGGAAATCAGTACGCTATCAGTGGCGATTGGCGATGTGGTCAAGGCCGGAGATCTGATCGCAGAAATTGATGCAAGCAGCCAAATCAACAGCAGAAATACCGCGCAGGCGCAGCTGCAAAGTCAGGAAGCCGGGCTACAAAGCGCGCAAGCGGCACTCAATGAAGCACAGCAAGCCTACGACCGTCAGCGTGCTTTATTGCGCCGTGGTGCGGTTGCCAAAGAAGCAGTTGAGAAAGCTAACGCTGCGCTGCAAAGCGCAAAAGCCAGCGTTGAGCAAGCCAAAGCGGCGGTTGAAACCAGCCGTATCGAGCTCAATAACGCGGGGCTAAATCTCGGTCACACCAGCGTTACCGCCCCGATTGATGGCACGGTGATTGCGGTATTGGTCGGGCAGGGGCAGACGGTCAACGCGGTGCAGGATGTGCCAACCTTGGTCAAAATTGCACAAACCGACACCATGGTGGTTAAGCCGGAAATTGCCGAAGCCGACATCAGCAAAGTGCGCGCCGGGATGCCCGCCTATTTCAGCTTGATCGGCAACCCAGCCCGTCGCTTCGACAGCACATTAAAGTCTATTGATCCCGCGCCACTCAGCGTCAGTAATAACAGCAAGAGCAGTGATGGCGCGGTTTACTATTATGGCAAGATGGATGCCGCCAACCCCGATAATCTACTACGCATCGGCATGACTGCGAACGTCACCATCATCACTGCACAAGCACACGATGTCCTACTGGTTCCATTGACCGCAATTACCCCCAATGAACAGGGGCAAGACAGCGTACAAGTGCTGGTTAATGGTGAGCCGCAAAGCCGCCAAGTAACCATCGGTATTGAAGACGGCGTCAATGCACAAGTACTTGATGGCCTCACAGAAGGCGAAGAAGTGATCATCAGCCAAGGCAGTGGTACAACTCCAGACCAATATGGCGGTTTCTAA
- a CDS encoding TolC family protein has product MKKILPITLLILGGCASLTPHDAQQDIAQITVPDAWLFAPVDERAALKQEWWREYGSNELNQLIERALAHNHNLRDAALNWQKARLGVSQNQADNAVQFSGSASGNISRPLDGEHSSRNFASSFSASYQLDLWQKLGLAESNAVWQAEASNEDLLTTRLSLIGDVVRAYFNLAWLNDQIRLNQQTLAYQQDNLKRMRDRFTLGDVAQVDVIRSEQALNQQKINTANLNKNRQEQLLQLATLLGEPPQLLTLNPPPIAELKLPATNAPLPASLLRQRPDLRAAQYRLQQQLNDVSIAERAFYPDINLSAGLSGGGIDLAQLLSNPVSSLGATLSLPFLQSHKLTLNKQQSELNYQQALNDFEQKLYRALQDVNSALLARQSTTSEQQLLQQSLQRTRKLTQITKDRYQLGADSLQTLLDAEQSQRDAEQALLANRHAQLIASVDLTLALGGGHE; this is encoded by the coding sequence ATGAAGAAAATACTGCCCATTACCCTGCTTATCCTCGGCGGCTGTGCTTCGCTTACCCCGCACGATGCACAACAAGACATCGCGCAAATCACCGTCCCCGATGCATGGCTATTCGCACCGGTTGACGAACGCGCTGCACTCAAGCAAGAATGGTGGCGCGAGTACGGCAGCAATGAACTCAATCAGCTCATCGAGCGCGCACTTGCCCATAACCATAACCTGCGCGACGCCGCGCTCAACTGGCAAAAAGCCCGCCTCGGCGTTAGCCAGAACCAAGCCGACAACGCCGTACAATTCAGCGGCTCGGCAAGTGGCAACATCAGCCGCCCACTCGACGGCGAACACAGCAGCCGCAATTTTGCCAGCAGTTTCAGCGCCAGCTACCAGCTCGACCTGTGGCAAAAACTCGGTCTTGCCGAATCCAATGCCGTGTGGCAAGCAGAAGCGAGCAATGAAGACCTCCTCACCACCCGCCTCAGCCTGATTGGCGACGTTGTACGCGCGTATTTCAACCTTGCATGGCTCAATGATCAGATCCGCCTCAACCAGCAAACCCTCGCCTACCAACAAGACAACCTCAAGCGCATGCGCGACCGCTTTACCCTTGGCGACGTCGCGCAAGTGGATGTAATACGTAGTGAACAGGCGCTCAACCAGCAGAAAATCAACACCGCCAACCTCAACAAAAACCGTCAAGAACAACTGCTGCAACTCGCCACCCTGCTCGGTGAACCGCCACAACTGCTCACCCTCAACCCGCCACCAATTGCCGAACTCAAATTACCCGCTACCAACGCACCGCTACCCGCTAGTTTATTGCGCCAGCGCCCCGACCTGCGCGCCGCACAATACCGCCTGCAACAGCAGCTCAATGACGTCAGCATAGCCGAACGCGCCTTTTACCCCGACATCAACCTCAGCGCCGGACTGTCTGGCGGCGGCATCGACCTCGCACAACTACTCAGCAATCCGGTTAGCAGCCTTGGCGCAACCCTGTCCTTGCCTTTCCTGCAAAGCCACAAACTGACCCTCAACAAACAACAAAGCGAACTCAACTACCAGCAAGCGCTCAACGACTTCGAGCAAAAGCTCTACCGCGCCCTGCAAGACGTCAACAGCGCCCTGCTCGCACGACAAAGCACCACCAGCGAACAGCAGCTACTGCAACAATCCCTGCAACGAACGCGCAAACTCACGCAAATCACTAAAGATCGCTATCAACTCGGCGCTGACAGCCTGCAAACCCTGCTCGACGCCGAACAAAGCCAACGCGATGCCGAACAAGCACTGCTCGCCAACCGCCACGCACAACTCATCGCCAGCGTCGACCTCACTCTTGCCCTCGGCGGCGGTCATGAATAA
- a CDS encoding MoxR family ATPase: MQFTGSERYIATDALRQAVNAANVLGRPLLIKGEPGTGKTVLAEEVAAALDMPLLSWHIKSTTKAQQGLYEYDAVSRLRDSQLGSDKVHDISNYIVRGKLWQAFASDERVVLLIDEIDKADIEFPNDLLLELDRMAFHCYELHQDIVAKHRPLVIITSNNEKELPAAFLRRCFFHYIDFPDRDTMRQIVQAHYPDVQQKLVEEALAVFYRLREVHGLKKKPSTSELLDWLKLLMADDLGIDAMRQSGKDLPPLLGALLKNEQDLALINRNFHAR; this comes from the coding sequence ATGCAATTTACCGGCAGCGAACGATACATTGCCACCGATGCCCTGCGGCAGGCGGTCAATGCCGCCAACGTACTCGGGCGACCACTATTAATTAAAGGCGAACCCGGCACCGGCAAAACCGTGCTTGCCGAAGAAGTCGCCGCTGCGCTCGATATGCCACTACTGAGCTGGCATATCAAAAGCACCACTAAAGCACAGCAAGGGCTCTACGAATACGACGCCGTATCACGCCTGCGCGACTCACAGCTCGGCAGCGACAAAGTTCACGACATCAGCAACTACATCGTACGCGGCAAACTGTGGCAAGCTTTTGCCAGCGATGAGAGGGTCGTGCTGCTGATTGACGAAATCGACAAAGCCGACATCGAATTCCCCAACGACCTGCTGCTCGAGCTCGACCGCATGGCATTCCACTGCTACGAATTGCATCAAGACATCGTCGCCAAGCACCGTCCGCTGGTCATCATCACCTCGAATAACGAAAAAGAATTGCCCGCTGCGTTCCTGCGCCGCTGCTTTTTCCACTACATCGACTTCCCCGACCGCGACACCATGCGCCAAATCGTGCAAGCGCATTATCCTGACGTGCAACAAAAGCTGGTCGAAGAAGCGCTCGCCGTGTTCTATCGCCTGCGCGAGGTTCACGGGCTGAAGAAAAAGCCTTCGACCTCGGAACTGCTCGACTGGCTCAAGCTGCTGATGGCCGACGACCTCGGCATCGACGCCATGCGCCAAAGCGGCAAAGACTTGCCGCCACTGCTCGGCGCATTGCTCAAAAATGAACAGGATTTGGCACTGATCAATCGCAATTTCCATGCTCGTTGA